Part of the Polyodon spathula isolate WHYD16114869_AA chromosome 18, ASM1765450v1, whole genome shotgun sequence genome, tatatatatatatatatatataatatatatattatatatatcatttatttcaATAAGAACCAAACTCCTAATAAACCAAAATCCTAATaagttcagtaaaacaaaaaatgtaaaatgtaattcataGCTACTTACTTTTTATACAAAACCTGCTCACTATCTGTTACTCtacaatgtatttgttaaaatcgATAAAATTGGCACAATGACAATCTGATATGTTAAGTGGCTAGAtagccaaaaacaaaaacaaaaaaaagcataaatcagcacaaaaaaaacctGCGCATGAGCAAATCAAGTGGTCCTGAGCAATATACTGTGTATAAATAGGCTGACAGAAGAGACCCTGCACTTACCTACGACCATGAAGGGGATCATAGTCGCACTGGCTATAGCCATTGTGGGTaagtatataaatacatgtatatattttaaatacggtatggatttattattttcttttttctaactttttaatatatatatatgtatattcttaatattttcagctgctgctccGGATAACTTGAGTAAGTATATTTTaagttgtattgtatttattaatgaattgttttttaattgttttccgtGGTAACTGGTATCTGTGCTTCATTGCAGACCCAGATTACAGCAGCAGTAAGACCTATGAGTACGATTATGAGGGTCAGCTTCTGGCTGGGCTTCCTGAGAAGGGCCTGGCAAGAGCCGGCCTGAAATTGGGCTGCAAAGTGCAAATCAGCGGAGTCGCCCAGAAAACATACTTGCTTAAGGTGCGTGAAACTGACACGATGATTTGCACACAAACTCTCCTGATAATAAATTAATAAGCAGAATAGaattaaccttttttattttatttttaattgagaaaaaGACCTGGAAGTCTTGCTTCCACAGAAGAGACATTCTTAAAGTGCCTCGTAATGTGCTCTTTTTATACTATAAATGTATGTCTTggccagaaaaataaaaaaaaattgggcccatattttcaaagcattcgAATCTCAATGTGGAATTTTCTTctttcaaatttaaatgaaatttaaaCTTTGAAGAAGTGGCACTTGAGGCTTTATGACGGCCATTCTCATGCTGATAAAATGTTTTACACCGCAAACGAAAGCTATTAAAACCCcaacattgcttttatttaatgtCCTGTCATAGAATACATGAAGTAGCTTTTCAAAGTGAACTGAAGCAAGCCAAATTAGTTTAATGGAAAACAGCACACTTCAGATACGAAGCCAATCAAATGTATCATCAATTCATAACTTCAGCTATGCAGCTACTCTGCATGTTTACACTCTACTGTAAACCGATTCTGTTTGTTTCTCAGATTGTTGATCCCCAGATTAAGGAATATAATGGGATCTGGCCCAAAGATCCATTCAGACCTGCAGAAAAACTCTCCCAGGCATTGGCTTCTCAGCTACAGAAACCCATCAAGTTTGAGTACAGCAACGGCCGTGTTGGAAACATTTACTCTCCCGCGGAGGTATCAGAGACTGTCATCAACATCCAGAGAGGAATCCTGAACATGCTACAAATTAACATCAAGAAGACCCAGAATGTGTACGAATTGCAGGAGGTAACAAAGACTAAACATTTTTTGTCACTGATTGATACACTTGTAGAGAGTTCCGCTGTTTATGAGAACTCTGTTCCTTAGGATGGAGTTCAAGGTGTCTGCCAAACAAGCTATGTGATTCAAGAAGACCAGAAGGCGAATCACATCATTGTCACAAAATCCAAGGACCTGAATAACTGCGAGGACAGAAAAAAGAAGGACATTGGTATGGTTTATACAGAGCAATGTGACCGCTGTCAACAGGTAAAATACTTGATAACTTTTCCTTTGAACTTTGTTCTCCGTGGTGTTTTTCTATGTCTAACATATCTTCCTGTGCGTATCTGATTAGAATGGAAAGAACCTGCGAGGCGCCGCTACTTACACATATGTGATGAAACCCACTGACAATGGTGCTCTGATCACTCAAGTGAATGCTCAGGAGATGCATCAGTTCACACCCTTTAATGAAATGCATGGAGCTGCTCAAATGGAAGCATGGTACGCCCCTTACTATTTCATATGTAATGTATCGAGCAGATTAGAGCTTATTTACTGAATATTTGACAACAAACTGTTGATTGAATACGCACATTCCACCTCCAGAGTACAGCTTGTTGGGTGTACTAAAAAGACATCCTACTTAttagtttaatgcagttattatgaTCATTTTGTACCACTTTCTTATTGTGTCATATTTTTAACCAGGCAAAAGCTAGTTCTGAAGAATATAAAAAACAACCCAGTAAAAGTGCCTGAAACTCAGTTCCAGAACCGAGGGTCTCTGCATTACCAGTTTGCATCTGAACTTCTCCAGACACCAGTTCAGCTCTTCAGGACCAAAAATCCAGAGACAGAGGTGCCTGGCTGAAATCCTTTGCAAACCACTAGTTCAGCACATTTCAAACCAATTCATTGAAATATCATTCCTTACTTACATTTCTGTGTCTATGGATTACAGATAGTGGAGATCCTGCATCATCTGGTACAGAATAATCAGGAGCAGGTCCACGCTGATGCCCCAGCCAAGTTCCTTCAGCTCACCCAGTTGTTGCGTTCAGCCAGCCATCAGAACATTGAGGCCATCTGGAAACAGTTTCAAAACAGAAATGACTACAGGTAAAGTTTGGGTTCTATGGATTATAATAGACGCAGTTTGCTGAACATTGACAGTTAACACTGCTTCTCCCTCTGTTTGCATCTTTTATAGACGCTGGATCCTGGATGCAGTTCCTGCAATAGGAACGCCCAGTGCACTGAAGTTCATAAAAGAGAAAATCCAGAATAGGGACATCACAGAGACAGAAGCAGCCCAGGCTCTCCTGACAGCAATGCACCTAATGAAAGCTGACCAAGATACCATGCAAATTGCAGCTGTAAGTTGGTCAAGTCATGCACATAATGccacattacactatgtaacacaatttttgttcctgggtagtaagtgttatttcctaattgcttatgccaatacagtataatcataaatctcgaaaaactactcacttctaaatcttttgtagtcatttttgtattactttagtataaatacatgttaatttggattcatatgttgtttttttctgactttatgtgaaggaaaagacacacatttgcccgttttcccattgaaaatagtgatattttgaaatatcactgtcctggtcacaaaagcaaagtttgtggggaataatagccattttctatacttttgaggcataagcaattaggaaataacacttattacccaggaacaaaaacaaaaaaaaaaattgttacacggtgttatcagtgaTGCAATGAAAAACATCTTTTACAGTAACAATAACCTTTCTCATTTCAGGACATCGCCACCTCTAGCCATGTCCAGAAGTCACACGTTCTCCATAAAATTGCTCTACTTGCTTATGGCTCCATGGTTCACAAGTACTGTGCTAAATTTCAGAGCTGCCCAGAGAAAACATTACAGGTAGGTGTCTCTCAGGGTACTGGAGTCAGTCTCTATGAACTGCTGTGATGATGTTCATCTCAAACCTCCTTGTTTTCTTAGCCTCTCCATGACCTTGCTGCTGATGCTGCTAGCAGAGCTCATCACGAAGACATGGTCCTTGCCCTGAAGGCTTTGGGCAATGCAGGACAGCCTTCTAGTATCAAGCGCATCCAGAAGTTCCTACCAGGGTTTTCCTCTGGAGCGTCACAGCTTCCAGTCAAAATTCAAGGGGATGCTTTGATGGCCCTCAGGAACATCGCCAAGAAGGAACCAAGAAAGGTGAGATGGATTCAGAATATGATACCATGAATGGTATTGCACGGGCAATGACATCGCTAAAACTCTACAATGCATACTGCACTTTTCTTACAGGTTCAGGAAATTGCTCTGCAGATCTTTATGGAGAAAAAATTACATCCTGAGGTCCGAATGCTGGCTTGTGTAGTTCTGTTTGAAACCAGACCCCCCATGGCACTTGTGGCAACCGTAGCTGAGGCCCTGCTGAAGGAGACCAGTTTGCAAGTGGCCAGTTTCACCTACTCCCACATGAAGTCTCTCACCAGAAGCACTGCTCCAGACACACGCCCAGTGTAAGAACCAATGAGATTTCACAGTCCTGCCCAAATGggttaaagataataataataataataataataataataataataataataataataataataataataataataataatataatagagaCAATGGCAAGCTGTCAGTGTATTATGCATTCAGGAAATAAGGAGGTAGGTTAAAGattaacattttaatgaatgcctTGTTGATTGTTCTCTAACTTAAATATAACCGAACAATGTTGGTAACACTCTAGTTAGGGATCCATTTTAAgcggttatatatatatgaaactgtaataatatatattctaACTGCAGTCATTTTTTCCCAATAGTGCTGCTGCCTGCAATGTAGCTGTCAAGCTTCTGAGCTCCAAACTTGATAGACTGAGCTACCAATACAGCAAGGCTATTCACCTTGATGCTTTTAGAAgtaagttaaatatatatatgtatatataatatatataatgttactgCTCCTCTAAACTATGCTACCAATTATGGactgaaacactgacaacactCTTTCTTTCTAGCTGAACTGATGGCCGGAGTAGCAGCTAATGTCTTTGTGATAAACGACGCAGCCAACATCCTCCCCACAGCTGTTGTGTCCAAAATCCGGGGATATATGGCTGGATCTGCAGCAGACCTACTAGAGGTAGAAGCATCAACTTGATTAAGTTTACTCCAttacagcagaccagtaaactaatatAGTACCTACAGTATGCTCTGTGTATAGCTATGTCCAATGCCCTGTAACTATTAAAACAGTTAGATTGAAAAGTGTTTCTGGAAAGACAGTTTAgaaaaagtacaatatatatgGTAGAGAGAGTTAATATGTTATCATTTGCTTCATCACAGGTTGGAGTCCGAGCAGAGGGACTGCAAGAAGTCCTTAGAAAACAACACACATCAGTCAGCAGTGCTCGCAGCAAGATTGAGCGCATTCTTAAAACTGTAAGTGTACACAAGGCAGCAGTTGTTCACCTTGGCTCTGTTAGCTGTGTAATAATGACACATACATATGCTCTTCATTAAAAATCAAGAATAGACTGGCAAATATTGTTGCGGggataattaaaaatgtttaaataccatgaaaaaatgtatatgtatgacCATAGTGAtcaaaatcttaaataaataactaaataattggCAGAGGTTTAGGTTTAGTGGATTACAAACACTAGCTTTTAAGACCTTTTAAGTCTGTTGTGCAATGTAGGGGTACATTTTAAGAAACAATTCTATGTTTTTTTCAGCTTTCCACTTCTGAGGAAAAAGTGTACTTAACAATTAATCTAATAAGGAATATCAGCTTTTTCACTATTACCCTGATTAACACAGCataaacagggggggggggggaaactaCTTGAACTAGTCTAAATGAACTTGGAATGTTGAAACTGGCCCTGCTGGTAACTGACACTGTCATCCTTTTACTTCACACAGCTCTCTGGCTGGAAGGCCATACCATCCAACAAACTGCTGGCATCAGCCTATATCAAGCTGTTTGGACAAGAGGTTTCCTTCTCTGAAATTGACAGGAATGTCATTGAAAATGCAGTTCAGGTACAGAAAGCTTTCAGTCATTGTCAGCAATCAAACCAATACAGATTTACAAGCAAGAATTTTTGTAACTATATGTATCAATATTGTACATTAAGAATTTTAAAAGGGCCTTTAAGACCCTCCTTTCCCATGATCAATTGCAGACAATCACCGGACCTTTAGAAAGACAAGACGCTGTGAGAAGGGTGCTCAGGAGGCTTCAGGATGGAACTGCAGCACAGTGGTCCAAGCCCTTGCTGGCTGCCGAAGTGCGTCGAATTGTACCCACTTGCGTTGGCTTTCCCATGGAAATGAGCCTGTACTCTGCTGCTGTATCTAATGTTGCAGTTAATGGTAAGAATGCTTACACTTTGAAAGCACACACAGGAAAGGTAAAGCTTTAATATCAGCATTCACTGTTTCTAAAGAATCCCTGCAGTTTTGCTGCAAATACAATCTCACCTGTGTGATTCAAAGTATTTGTACTCCAGTGTAAATGGAAACTCAGCTGCTTGTATTTTCTGTCATATTTATCTCTATTGATAGATTAGTAAGTTATTAAATGAAGCTATTTccaacattttgaaatacttgTATCTCCTTTTGTTCGCTGAAAAGTCCGAACACAACTGTCACCTGCCCCCACTGACAGCTTCCGAATCTCTCAGCTGCTGAATTCCCACATTCAGATGCAAGCCGACCTCAGCCCCAGGTAGGTCTGTCAAACAGCAAAGCAATAAACGCATAAATATTGAAGGATGCAATCGTGTGAAAGTGATTTAAATGTACactataatattttgtattttgcagtgTCTCCATTCACACAGTAGCAGTGATGGGCATCAACACCCATTTAATTCAGGCTGGAGTGGAATTACGTGCAAAAGCCCGCATGGCAATCCCAATGAAGTTCAATGCAAGGATTGACATGAAGGAACAAAACTTCAAGTTAGAGGCTTTACCGTGTCAGCAGGAGGAAAACCTTTTGTCCCTGAGGTACgcaattatttaaattacatatgattttcaatacatttcaatgtACTGCTTCATTTTGCCATTTTGCACAAACACACCTGTTATTTTAGTGCTTTTTTGTTGCTggtttttcatttattaatttgctGGACATAGCTATCACCACTTATAACTTCTTTACCTTTCTTCTGACTTAGCACGTGCTTGTTCTGTTTGTAAATCCTGATCTTACAAAAGCAGGGTTTCACCAGGTTGTTACCTACAGTTTTTAATTCCCTGTTATCatgcctataataataataataataataataataataataataaaacacatatattattattatgtaattcaTGGCCATTCACTAATTTAACATTTCAACAGGGTTCAAGCGTTTGCTGTTTCCAGAAATTTGCAAGATTTATCTGAAAGAAAGACCCCGCTATTGCCTGATTCAGCTCAAGTGAACATAATGAAGCAACGTTTCACATCTCAAGAACAAACACCTTTTCAACATGAACAAGGCATAGTAAGAAATATCCCTTTACAGATTTCACCATCTTAGGCACTAATGATAATAAGTGTATCTATCCTAATGTTTGGATAATAAGAGTATTTATCTATTTTGTGTTCAACTCCAGTCAAGACTGTCCTCTGACCAAATACAGTCAGCAGAAGTTCCATATTCTGAAGATCAAGCACAACAGCAAGAGGCATCAGCTGAACCACACAACTACTGCGCAAAAGCAACAGAATTCGGGATCCAGTTCTGCTTTCAGGGAAAATCACAAAATGCTGCTTTCATCAGAAACTCTCCACTGTATAAAATCATTGGAGAACACACAGCGAAAGTGTCTCTTAAACCAGGTACTACTCTAACAGAGAAGCAAAGGTTTATAGCAAAGGGAAATCTAAATGTAATTGTTATCCCCATGGTCAAATATGCATGGTTATTCATTGATATACATGAATTGTGtgattgaaatgtgttaatttaagtTGTTGTCCATGGTTTATGAAGTCCATGCATAATCAGGTAGAACATGCTAAATTGAAATTTTCAATGTTTGCAATGGAGGTTGATCCATGTCATTCATTTATCCTTAGAAACTTGAACATTTCATGTATGAGAATTATGcaagataaaacaaacaagatgTATTTCACTTTCCAGTACCAATCTTTA contains:
- the LOC121294080 gene encoding vitellogenin-like, with amino-acid sequence MKGIIVALAIAIVAAAPDNLNPDYSSSKTYEYDYEGQLLAGLPEKGLARAGLKLGCKVQISGVAQKTYLLKIVDPQIKEYNGIWPKDPFRPAEKLSQALASQLQKPIKFEYSNGRVGNIYSPAEVSETVINIQRGILNMLQINIKKTQNVYELQEDGVQGVCQTSYVIQEDQKANHIIVTKSKDLNNCEDRKKKDIGMVYTEQCDRCQQNGKNLRGAATYTYVMKPTDNGALITQVNAQEMHQFTPFNEMHGAAQMEAWQKLVLKNIKNNPVKVPETQFQNRGSLHYQFASELLQTPVQLFRTKNPETEIVEILHHLVQNNQEQVHADAPAKFLQLTQLLRSASHQNIEAIWKQFQNRNDYRRWILDAVPAIGTPSALKFIKEKIQNRDITETEAAQALLTAMHLMKADQDTMQIAADIATSSHVQKSHVLHKIALLAYGSMVHKYCAKFQSCPEKTLQPLHDLAADAASRAHHEDMVLALKALGNAGQPSSIKRIQKFLPGFSSGASQLPVKIQGDALMALRNIAKKEPRKVQEIALQIFMEKKLHPEVRMLACVVLFETRPPMALVATVAEALLKETSLQVASFTYSHMKSLTRSTAPDTRPVAAACNVAVKLLSSKLDRLSYQYSKAIHLDAFRTELMAGVAANVFVINDAANILPTAVVSKIRGYMAGSAADLLEVGVRAEGLQEVLRKQHTSVSSARSKIERILKTLSGWKAIPSNKLLASAYIKLFGQEVSFSEIDRNVIENAVQTITGPLERQDAVRRVLRRLQDGTAAQWSKPLLAAEVRRIVPTCVGFPMEMSLYSAAVSNVAVNVRTQLSPAPTDSFRISQLLNSHIQMQADLSPSVSIHTVAVMGINTHLIQAGVELRAKARMAIPMKFNARIDMKEQNFKLEALPCQQEENLLSLRVQAFAVSRNLQDLSERKTPLLPDSAQVNIMKQRFTSQEQTPFQHEQGISRLSSDQIQSAEVPYSEDQAQQQEASAEPHNYCAKATEFGIQFCFQGKSQNAAFIRNSPLYKIIGEHTAKVSLKPAHIEESLEKLQIEIQAGAKAASKIVKLISLKAMPKEEETEEGPQGKTVLLKLQRLLKTEGGGMRKSIHRNRNSSSSSSSSSSSSSSSSSSSSSSQQDRKQNKQLNMNTKRKGRPTSSSSSSSSSSSSSSSSSSSSQEGQKKREKQSKGQVQNLYRDQDQDQNRNKNRDQDRNKNNNSSSSSSSSSSSSGSSSSSSSSSSDSSQKKLRQQYKMYDFRFKSASVHQNGLRSSSSSSSSSSSSSSSSDSRLASASQKPKFLGDAMPPMLALVLRAVRSDGKQQGYQVAFYYDDKTNKPKVQVMAANLREQSKWQVCADAVQPSAQETKVKIQWGEECQDYRVGMKVSTGHLATHPAVQLKMQWGKIPKIAKQATKIVAEYAPGAAFLLGFSERWQRNPSKQIAFILAATSTRTIDVVIKAPKLTLFNRALRTPFALPVGQNAISETGKSRWSIANIPIMLEETMSGQCTVENNKIVTFNGKKFSTELPDACQVVLSQDCSSDLQWIVLAQKTASSKNKAINVNVANKDIELYCHGQATQVKVNGNEISNLPYDSDSISITSTENGLTLEANKYGLNNVYFDCDQCKIQVGSSMKGKTCGVCGHGDGETRKEYQMPGGCVAKSSDSFAQSWVIPGDSCSDDCKLKREFVKLNKEVNLQGREVKCYSIDPILQCMPGCSPVKTYPVTIGFHCLPTDSAVDVLEGNFSQKKEDIEEIVNAHLACSCSGHCS